The Methylomusa anaerophila genome has a segment encoding these proteins:
- a CDS encoding aldo/keto reductase: protein MYRKYGKTNEMVSVLGFGCMRLPIIGSDPTNIDEGKAIPMIRDAIDAGVNYVDTAYPYHGTGFTQGGASEPFVAKALKDGYRERVKLATKLPSWLIKTRADMDKYLNEQLERLETEVIDFYLVHALNKGVWPILKEAGINEFLAQAIQDGRIRYAGFSFHDQLGLFKEIVDCYDWSFCQIQYNYLDEDFQAGTEGLEYAAQRGLGIAIMEPLRGGNLVRLPTGARAIMEQAGVKRTPAELALRWVWNHPEVSVVLSGMTEMDQVSENIRVAQEAEANSLTAKETAVIEEIKKFFKERIKVNCTACSYCMPCPSGLNIPTCFAAYNDYWIFDGTPEAKQRYEISSRIAAPASKCVECGECESHCPQAIAIREELKHVKELFE from the coding sequence TTGTACAGAAAATATGGAAAAACAAACGAAATGGTTTCTGTTTTGGGGTTTGGCTGTATGAGACTGCCGATTATCGGCAGTGACCCAACCAACATTGATGAGGGTAAAGCGATACCTATGATTCGTGATGCCATTGATGCGGGCGTAAATTATGTGGACACCGCTTATCCTTATCACGGTACCGGCTTCACCCAAGGCGGGGCAAGCGAGCCATTTGTCGCCAAAGCCTTAAAGGACGGCTACCGGGAGCGGGTCAAGCTGGCGACAAAGCTTCCCAGCTGGCTGATCAAAACCCGGGCCGATATGGACAAGTACCTGAATGAACAACTGGAGCGCCTGGAGACGGAAGTGATAGACTTCTATTTGGTACATGCCTTGAATAAAGGGGTTTGGCCCATATTAAAGGAAGCCGGCATTAACGAATTTCTGGCGCAAGCGATCCAAGACGGGAGAATCAGATATGCCGGCTTTTCTTTTCACGATCAACTTGGGCTATTCAAGGAAATTGTGGATTGCTATGATTGGTCGTTCTGCCAAATTCAGTATAATTATTTGGACGAAGATTTTCAGGCGGGAACAGAAGGCCTGGAGTACGCGGCCCAAAGAGGGTTGGGCATTGCCATCATGGAACCGCTGCGGGGCGGCAATCTTGTCAGGCTGCCAACGGGGGCAAGGGCTATTATGGAGCAGGCCGGAGTGAAAAGAACACCGGCGGAATTGGCTCTCCGCTGGGTATGGAATCACCCGGAAGTATCCGTCGTGTTGAGCGGCATGACGGAAATGGATCAGGTTAGCGAGAATATACGCGTGGCCCAAGAAGCCGAGGCGAATTCATTAACGGCCAAAGAAACGGCTGTTATTGAAGAAATTAAGAAGTTTTTTAAAGAAAGAATAAAGGTTAATTGTACCGCTTGTTCGTACTGTATGCCTTGTCCTAGCGGGCTTAACATTCCTACATGCTTTGCCGCCTATAATGACTATTGGATCTTTGACGGTACCCCCGAGGCCAAGCAGAGGTATGAGATTTCGTCGAGGATTGCCGCCCCCGCGTCCAAGTGTGTAGAGTGCGGCGAGTGCGAAAGTCATTGCCCGCAAGCTATTGCCATTCGGGAAGAACTGAAGCACGTTAAAGAGTTGTTTGAGTAA
- a CDS encoding alpha-amylase family glycosyl hydrolase: MLWARDAFFYHIYPLGFCGAPRHNDYSLPATPRLLKILDWIQHIKELGVNALLLGPVFESGSHGYDIVDYQQIDRRLGDKGTFQQLTSRLHENGIRIVVDGVFNHVGRDFWAFKDVVKKGRQSEYVSWFDRVDFTAGSPYGDPFSYEGWEGHYNLVKLNLQNPAVKAYIFSAVKKWLDLYDIDGIRLDVAYCLDSSFIQELAALGKSVKRDLWLMGEVIHGDYNRWVNPSLLDSVTNYECFKGLYSSHNDKNYFEIAYSLNRQFGEKGLYKDLMLYNFADNNDVTRVGSILHNPAYLYPLHALLFTMPGIPSVYYGSEWGIAGKKGDGSDEDLRPALDLTVVSKNSPNKDLAKAIRRFAQIRKEHKALREGNYRQLLVRSRQYAFFRQTRDEAIVVIVNSSSQSAAVDLEIPVDGSMLLDLVNNGAKFPIRNRKAYIPLSPYWTRILEVRR; this comes from the coding sequence ATGTTATGGGCCAGGGATGCCTTTTTTTATCATATTTATCCGCTGGGCTTCTGTGGAGCCCCCCGGCATAATGACTACTCTTTGCCCGCCACGCCCCGGCTGTTAAAGATTCTCGACTGGATACAGCACATAAAGGAGCTGGGGGTAAATGCTCTTTTGCTTGGTCCGGTATTCGAGTCGGGTTCCCATGGTTATGATATCGTTGATTATCAGCAAATTGACAGGCGTTTGGGGGATAAAGGAACTTTTCAGCAACTGACAAGCCGGCTTCACGAAAACGGGATAAGGATTGTCGTCGACGGGGTATTCAACCATGTGGGGCGAGATTTTTGGGCCTTTAAAGATGTTGTCAAAAAAGGGCGGCAGTCTGAATATGTAAGCTGGTTCGACCGGGTCGATTTCACGGCAGGAAGTCCTTACGGCGACCCATTCAGTTATGAAGGCTGGGAAGGTCACTACAATCTGGTAAAACTGAATTTGCAAAATCCGGCGGTCAAAGCCTATATTTTTTCGGCGGTAAAAAAGTGGCTGGATTTATATGACATTGACGGGATACGGCTTGATGTCGCCTACTGTCTGGATAGTAGCTTCATTCAGGAACTGGCAGCCCTGGGCAAATCCGTCAAAAGGGACTTGTGGCTAATGGGTGAGGTAATACACGGTGACTATAACCGCTGGGTCAATCCTTCGCTTTTAGACTCGGTCACTAACTATGAGTGCTTTAAAGGGCTTTATTCCAGTCATAATGACAAGAACTATTTTGAAATTGCCTATTCTCTCAACCGGCAATTTGGCGAAAAAGGCCTGTATAAGGACCTGATGCTGTATAACTTTGCCGACAATAATGACGTTACACGAGTCGGCAGTATCCTTCATAATCCGGCTTACTTGTATCCTCTTCATGCCTTGTTGTTTACCATGCCGGGAATACCTTCCGTTTATTACGGCAGCGAATGGGGCATTGCCGGTAAAAAGGGCGATGGCTCGGATGAAGATTTGCGGCCGGCGCTTGATTTGACTGTTGTCAGTAAAAACAGCCCCAATAAGGATTTAGCGAAAGCAATCAGACGGTTTGCCCAAATAAGAAAAGAGCATAAAGCTTTGCGGGAAGGGAATTACCGGCAGCTCCTGGTACGCAGCCGGCAATATGCCTTTTTCCGGCAAACCCGGGACGAAGCGATTGTGGTAATCGTAAATTCGTCCTCCCAGAGCGCGGCAGTAGACTTGGAAATTCCGGTTGACGGTTCAATGCTTTTGGATTTAGTAAATAATGGGGCAAAATTTCCTATTCGTAACCGCAAAGCCTATATTCCTCTATCGCCCTACTGGACCAGAATTTTGGAGGTGAGGCGGTGA
- a CDS encoding MarR family winged helix-turn-helix transcriptional regulator, whose product MKITGAISTSSLITKMALRIKAEINNAFQESGANITSEQWGVLKCLWRKEGISQSEIAEKVNKDKASVTRILDIMQKNKLITRCDDEHDRRSYRIYLTEEGKNLENKLKPVVQATIQRIYQNLDECELEVLQKLLLKLVKNGDDQ is encoded by the coding sequence ATGAAAATTACCGGAGCAATATCAACCAGTTCTTTAATAACCAAAATGGCCTTACGCATCAAAGCTGAAATTAACAATGCCTTTCAAGAGAGCGGAGCCAATATTACCAGTGAACAATGGGGAGTATTGAAATGTTTATGGCGGAAAGAAGGCATCTCGCAAAGCGAGATTGCGGAGAAGGTGAATAAGGATAAAGCAAGCGTCACCAGGATATTGGATATTATGCAAAAAAATAAGCTGATAACGCGCTGTGATGATGAACATGACCGAAGAAGCTATCGTATATATCTGACAGAAGAAGGAAAAAATCTTGAAAACAAGTTGAAACCGGTCGTTCAGGCTACTATCCAGCGAATATACCAAAATCTGGATGAATGTGAACTGGAAGTATTACAGAAATTATTACTTAAATTAGTGAAGAATGGTGACGATCAGTAA
- a CDS encoding TetR/AcrR family transcriptional regulator, whose product MPEKILDKKAAVLRATLELIAEQGFHGTPMSQIAQRANIGVGTIYRYFASKEDLINALYLEVKTCLVRHIVRNYSETMPAREGFLVIVHNIIEYFRENPADLLFIEQYANSPLITAANREEGMRIYGPVWNLFKRAQAESLLKDLPLDMISSMTYGAAVSIVKLYFFGAAPDKRTLDAAVEAIWDAIRR is encoded by the coding sequence ATGCCGGAAAAAATACTGGATAAAAAAGCGGCAGTGCTGCGGGCAACCCTTGAGTTGATAGCCGAGCAGGGATTTCACGGAACTCCTATGTCGCAAATCGCTCAGAGAGCAAATATCGGCGTAGGAACCATTTACCGTTATTTCGCCAGCAAAGAGGATTTAATCAACGCGTTGTATCTTGAGGTTAAGACCTGCCTTGTCCGGCATATTGTGCGAAATTATTCGGAGACGATGCCGGCGCGGGAAGGTTTCTTAGTGATTGTCCACAATATCATCGAATACTTTCGGGAGAATCCCGCCGATTTGCTTTTTATCGAGCAATATGCCAACTCCCCGTTGATTACCGCCGCCAACCGCGAGGAAGGCATGCGGATTTATGGGCCCGTCTGGAACCTGTTTAAGCGGGCGCAGGCGGAGAGTCTGCTGAAAGACTTGCCGCTTGACATGATAAGCAGTATGACGTACGGCGCCGCTGTTTCTATCGTTAAACTCTATTTCTTCGGAGCAGCACCGGATAAACGGACCCTTGACGCGGCGGTAGAAGCAATATGGGATGCAATTAGACGCTGA